A genomic segment from Pirellulales bacterium encodes:
- a CDS encoding DUF1501 domain-containing protein: MLTLFGRATRYCDGVDRRSFLRAGALALGGLSLADLLRLQAGAEATATSQDAHPTSSAARSGKAVIFVELGGGPSHFETYDPKPNAPIEFRGPLEAVETNLPGVFLSQHMRQQARLLDKVAIVRSVRHASNAHDPSSHLTQTGYLKRGQKAGLNEMPSFGSVAARLHGANAPGLPAYVALPRIMRNGGAAYLGTAYNPFETITDPGKKNFAVRNLALSTGLSVDRLEDRRTLLTALDSQRRIMDLERSSEAIDDFTRQALEMVTGPRAQAAFDLNREKDKTREKYGMTDIGQSLLLARRLVESGVTCVTVRFPGWDNHQQIAKAMRDRGPMYDTAMGALVRDLFSRSLDRDVLLVAMGEFGRTPRVNRNAGRDHWGSAMSVLLAGGGLKTGIVGATNSKGETPVESPYGPENILATIYRHLDIDPSQTFADLSGRPRYVLEDRRPITELI; the protein is encoded by the coding sequence ATGCTCACTCTTTTTGGTCGCGCGACTCGTTATTGCGATGGCGTCGATCGACGCAGCTTTCTGCGAGCCGGGGCCTTGGCCCTGGGGGGGCTTTCGCTGGCCGATCTGCTGCGGCTGCAAGCCGGCGCTGAGGCAACGGCCACTTCGCAGGACGCGCATCCCACGTCGAGCGCTGCACGGTCGGGCAAAGCGGTGATCTTCGTCGAACTCGGCGGCGGCCCGTCACACTTCGAGACGTACGACCCTAAGCCGAACGCGCCGATCGAATTTCGCGGTCCGCTCGAAGCGGTCGAGACCAACCTGCCGGGCGTGTTCCTCAGCCAACACATGCGGCAGCAAGCGCGCCTGTTGGACAAGGTGGCGATCGTTCGCTCGGTGCGTCACGCGTCGAACGCGCACGATCCTTCCAGCCATTTGACGCAGACCGGCTATCTGAAGCGCGGTCAAAAGGCCGGCCTGAACGAGATGCCCAGCTTCGGTTCGGTCGCGGCACGTTTGCACGGCGCGAATGCACCGGGGCTGCCCGCCTACGTCGCATTGCCGCGGATCATGCGTAACGGCGGCGCGGCCTACCTGGGCACGGCCTACAATCCTTTCGAAACGATCACCGATCCCGGCAAGAAGAACTTCGCCGTCCGCAACCTGGCCCTCTCGACAGGGCTGAGCGTGGATCGGCTGGAAGATCGGCGCACGCTGCTCACGGCGCTCGATTCGCAGCGCCGCATCATGGATCTGGAACGCTCGTCCGAAGCGATCGACGATTTCACTCGCCAGGCGCTGGAAATGGTCACCGGGCCGCGGGCGCAAGCGGCTTTCGACCTAAATCGCGAAAAGGATAAAACGCGCGAAAAGTATGGCATGACCGACATCGGCCAATCGCTGTTGTTGGCGCGTCGCCTGGTCGAATCCGGTGTGACCTGCGTGACCGTGCGTTTCCCGGGCTGGGATAATCATCAGCAGATCGCCAAAGCCATGCGCGACCGCGGGCCGATGTACGACACGGCCATGGGCGCCCTGGTACGCGATCTCTTCTCGCGCAGCCTGGATCGCGACGTGCTGCTGGTCGCAATGGGAGAATTTGGCCGCACGCCGCGCGTGAATCGTAATGCCGGCCGCGACCACTGGGGATCGGCCATGAGCGTCCTGCTGGCCGGCGGCGGGTTGAAGACCGGCATCGTCGGCGCGACCAATAGCAAGGGCGAAACGCCGGTCGAATCTCCGTACGGCCCGGAAAATATTCTGGCTACGATCTACCGGCACCTGGACATCGATCCCTCGCAGACGTTTGCCGACCTTTCCGGCCGGCCACGCTACGTCTTGGAAGATCGCCGACCAATCACCGAGCTGATCTAG
- a CDS encoding DUF1501 domain-containing protein, whose protein sequence is MPDNTHSATLASRRQFFSDCGLSLGGIALAALMDAQAQAATSEVPRTDPLAVRKPHHAQRAKSVIQLFMAGGPSQLELFDNKPKLVELHGQSIPASYTDGKRFAFIKPDAKLLGCRRRFDRHGQSGNEISELLPHTAAIADELAILRTMKTDVFNHGPAKMMLATGSPQFGRPSMGSWLLYALGSESHELPGFVVLKSGPRGPRSGAALWGNAFLSSVYQGVPLRNSGDPILNLTTPSGITREQQRRTIEAIGRLNRERHAATGDDEIATRIASYEMAQRMQSSAPELIDLASESAETLALYGAKPGEASFANNCLLARRLVERGVRCVTLFHTEWDHHGGSENLEESLENICLETDKPTAALVSDLKRRGMLDDTLVVWGGEFGRTPMGEDRGSLGRDHHIEAYSMWLAGGGIRAGQTIGQTDDLGFGAAEPSQQIHVHDLQATILHLLGLDHRRLTYRFQGRDFRLTDVGGELIRPLLG, encoded by the coding sequence ATGCCGGATAACACGCACAGCGCCACGTTGGCCAGCCGCCGCCAGTTTTTCAGCGATTGCGGGCTGAGCCTGGGTGGCATTGCGCTGGCGGCCCTGATGGACGCGCAAGCGCAGGCCGCGACGTCCGAGGTACCGCGTACCGACCCACTGGCGGTGCGCAAACCACATCATGCTCAGCGAGCCAAATCGGTCATTCAGCTATTCATGGCGGGCGGTCCCAGCCAGCTCGAACTGTTCGACAACAAGCCCAAGCTCGTGGAACTGCACGGCCAATCGATTCCCGCTTCGTACACCGACGGTAAGCGATTCGCGTTCATCAAACCTGACGCCAAGCTGCTCGGTTGCCGGCGGCGCTTCGACCGGCATGGGCAATCGGGAAACGAGATTTCGGAATTGCTGCCGCATACGGCCGCGATCGCCGACGAACTGGCCATCCTGCGGACGATGAAGACCGACGTCTTCAATCATGGCCCAGCGAAAATGATGCTGGCCACCGGCAGCCCGCAATTCGGCCGCCCCAGCATGGGCTCGTGGTTGCTGTATGCCCTGGGGAGCGAATCGCACGAGCTGCCCGGCTTTGTCGTGTTGAAGTCTGGCCCGCGCGGGCCACGGTCTGGGGCCGCGCTGTGGGGAAATGCGTTTCTGTCGAGCGTCTATCAAGGCGTTCCGCTGCGCAACTCGGGCGATCCGATTCTCAACCTGACAACGCCCTCGGGCATCACGCGCGAGCAGCAGCGCCGCACGATCGAAGCGATTGGCCGGCTAAATCGCGAGCGCCATGCCGCGACTGGCGACGATGAAATCGCCACCCGCATCGCTTCGTACGAAATGGCGCAGCGCATGCAATCGAGCGCTCCGGAATTGATCGATCTGGCCAGCGAATCGGCCGAGACCCTGGCGCTCTACGGTGCCAAGCCTGGAGAAGCGTCGTTCGCCAACAACTGCCTGCTGGCTCGCCGGCTGGTCGAACGCGGCGTCCGTTGCGTCACGCTTTTTCATACTGAGTGGGATCATCACGGCGGCAGCGAGAACCTGGAAGAGTCGCTGGAAAACATTTGCCTCGAAACGGACAAGCCTACCGCAGCGCTCGTCAGTGATCTCAAACGGCGCGGCATGTTGGACGACACGCTGGTCGTGTGGGGTGGCGAGTTCGGCCGCACGCCGATGGGCGAGGATCGCGGTTCGCTGGGGCGCGACCATCATATCGAGGCCTACAGCATGTGGCTGGCCGGCGGCGGCATCCGCGCCGGGCAAACGATCGGCCAGACCGACGACCTGGGCTTTGGCGCTGCCGAGCCAAGTCAGCAGATTCACGTCCATGACCTGCAGGCCACGATCCTGCACCTGCTGGGGCTGGATCATCGCCGGCTGACTTACCGGTTCCAGGGACGCGACTTCCGCCTGACCGACGTTGGCGGAGAGTTGATCCGGCCACTGTTGGGTTAA
- the argS gene encoding arginine--tRNA ligase, with product MNILRKLRERFATALTGILSDPPSGGAAVGELVEMVRPSQDAKFGDYQANMAMPLGKQLGKPPRDVAGAIIEKLDVTELCQPPEIAGPGFINLTLRDDWLVARLREAVADPRLGIRPVEHARTVIVDYSAPNVAKPMHVGHIRSTVIGDSIYRTLKFLGHRAIGDNHIGDWGTQFGMIIYGFKNFCDRAAYEHSRVDELARLYRLVNQLVDYHESRPRVAELEKQIVAAEQKVAAAKAVPASGDAKADKKQAQAVRKAESDLAETKNGLIELRHKLAAIEGDAKLSQLANAHPQIGTAVLAETAKLHSNDAENLALWREFMPACMAAIQHIYDRLGVTFDETLGESFYHDRLQPVVEDLLARRIARESDGATCVFLDDQPAPMIVRKKDGAFLYATTDLATISYRRERWNPDALLYVVDHRQSLHFEQLFATAKKWGYDQVEFAHVSFGTVLGDDGRPFKTRSGDTVGLEGLLDEAVERAYKIVAENDDAKPDGRELSDEQRAAIANSVGIAALKYADLSQNRTSDYVFSYDKMLAMTGNTATYMQYAYARVRSIFRRGGVDVEKLRREPAPILLTGAAERALAVEILRFAEALDAVLADYRPNQLTSYLFALANRYSTFFDQCPVLKAESEELKTSRLLLCDLTARTLKQGLALLGIDVVEQM from the coding sequence ATGAATATTCTACGTAAGCTGCGAGAGCGTTTTGCCACGGCACTGACCGGCATCTTGAGCGACCCGCCGAGCGGCGGCGCCGCGGTGGGCGAACTGGTGGAGATGGTGCGTCCGAGCCAGGACGCGAAATTCGGCGATTATCAAGCCAACATGGCGATGCCGCTGGGCAAGCAGCTCGGCAAGCCCCCGCGCGACGTCGCGGGCGCGATCATCGAAAAGCTCGACGTGACCGAACTGTGCCAACCGCCCGAGATTGCGGGCCCCGGCTTTATCAACCTGACGCTACGCGACGACTGGCTGGTCGCCCGGCTACGCGAGGCCGTCGCCGATCCCCGGTTAGGCATCCGCCCGGTCGAGCACGCGCGGACCGTGATTGTCGACTACTCGGCCCCCAACGTTGCCAAGCCGATGCACGTCGGACACATCCGGTCGACCGTCATTGGCGACAGTATCTATCGCACGCTGAAATTCCTCGGGCATCGTGCCATTGGCGATAACCATATCGGCGATTGGGGCACCCAGTTCGGGATGATTATCTACGGCTTTAAGAATTTCTGCGATCGCGCGGCGTACGAACATTCACGCGTCGACGAACTGGCCCGACTGTATCGGCTAGTGAATCAACTGGTCGACTACCACGAAAGCCGGCCGCGCGTGGCCGAGCTGGAGAAGCAGATCGTGGCGGCCGAACAGAAAGTCGCTGCCGCGAAAGCAGTCCCCGCGAGCGGCGATGCCAAGGCCGACAAGAAGCAGGCCCAGGCCGTGCGTAAGGCCGAGTCTGACCTGGCCGAAACGAAAAATGGCCTGATCGAGTTGCGGCATAAGCTGGCCGCGATCGAAGGGGACGCCAAGCTTTCCCAGCTCGCCAACGCGCATCCGCAGATTGGAACAGCCGTATTGGCCGAGACGGCGAAACTGCATTCGAATGATGCCGAAAATTTGGCTTTGTGGCGTGAATTCATGCCGGCCTGCATGGCGGCCATTCAGCATATCTACGATCGGCTGGGAGTGACGTTCGACGAGACATTGGGTGAAAGCTTTTATCACGATCGGCTGCAACCAGTCGTTGAGGATTTGCTCGCACGAAGGATCGCCCGGGAAAGCGACGGGGCGACCTGCGTCTTTCTGGACGATCAGCCGGCGCCGATGATCGTGCGGAAGAAGGACGGTGCGTTTTTGTATGCGACGACCGACTTGGCGACGATCTCTTATCGGCGCGAGCGGTGGAATCCCGACGCGCTGCTGTACGTCGTCGACCATCGGCAAAGCCTGCACTTCGAACAGCTTTTCGCGACCGCCAAGAAATGGGGATACGACCAGGTCGAGTTCGCGCATGTCAGCTTCGGCACCGTGCTGGGGGATGACGGACGTCCGTTCAAAACCCGCTCGGGCGACACCGTCGGCCTGGAGGGGTTGCTCGACGAGGCGGTTGAGCGTGCCTACAAGATCGTGGCCGAGAACGACGACGCCAAGCCGGACGGCCGAGAACTTTCGGACGAGCAGCGAGCGGCGATCGCGAACTCTGTCGGCATCGCGGCGCTCAAGTACGCCGATTTGTCGCAGAATCGCACCAGCGACTACGTCTTTAGCTACGACAAAATGCTGGCCATGACCGGCAACACGGCCACCTACATGCAATACGCGTACGCGCGGGTGCGCAGCATCTTTCGCCGTGGCGGTGTCGACGTCGAGAAGCTGCGTCGCGAGCCGGCGCCGATATTGCTGACAGGCGCTGCCGAACGGGCTCTGGCCGTCGAGATCCTCCGTTTTGCCGAGGCGCTCGACGCGGTGCTGGCCGATTATCGCCCGAACCAGTTGACCTCGTACCTGTTTGCGCTGGCAAATCGTTACTCGACGTTCTTCGACCAATGCCCGGTGTTGAAGGCCGAAAGCGAGGAGCTGAAAACCAGCCGGCTATTGCTGTGCGACCTGACGGCGCGAACGCTCAAGCAGGGATTGGCACTGTTGGGCATCGACGTTGTCGAGCAGATGTGA
- a CDS encoding excinuclease ABC subunit UvrC: MVEPSGPIPPDDDQAAEADAPSGAESLPGTSGPVGFSYAAKKVREFPQTPGVYLMKDAAGIVIYVGKAVNLRSRAGSYFLKAAAEEHRTADLVREIADIDFLEADSEVDALLIESRLIKDVQPKYNRDLKDDKSFPYLEIFVREDFPRVEFTREPQDRGTKLYGPFASAGSLRGAIQVLQKIFKFRTCSLDIEEGDEKWRWFRPCLLHSIQQCTAPCNMRISKEEYRRDIARLRMFLEGKKASLLKEMRAEMTAAATELKFEKAARLRDEIYALETLDRRGELDTHVQPEVFYIDPKKGLTGLKKVLKLDVAPRTIEGVDIAHLGGGETVASLVQFIDGLPFKPGYKRFKIRGVGGIDDFASIHEVVARRFKRLSDEGDVFPDLLLVDGGRGQLNAAMAAFSELSITPPTVISLAKREEEIYLNDQPDPLRLSRHSYALRLLQYVRDEAHRFAQHYHHILRRKSTLGE; the protein is encoded by the coding sequence ATGGTGGAACCCTCAGGACCTATCCCGCCCGACGATGATCAGGCCGCGGAAGCCGATGCGCCGTCTGGCGCGGAAAGTCTGCCCGGCACGAGCGGGCCTGTCGGCTTTTCGTACGCCGCGAAGAAGGTCCGCGAGTTCCCACAAACGCCCGGCGTCTACCTGATGAAGGACGCCGCCGGGATCGTGATCTATGTCGGCAAGGCGGTGAATCTGCGCTCGAGGGCTGGTAGCTATTTCCTGAAGGCGGCCGCCGAAGAGCATCGCACGGCCGACCTAGTCCGCGAGATCGCGGACATCGATTTTCTGGAGGCTGATAGCGAAGTCGACGCGCTATTGATCGAGTCGCGGCTGATCAAGGATGTGCAGCCCAAGTACAACCGGGATCTGAAAGACGACAAAAGCTTTCCTTACTTGGAAATCTTCGTGCGCGAAGATTTTCCGCGTGTTGAATTCACGCGCGAGCCACAGGATCGCGGCACAAAGCTGTACGGACCGTTCGCCAGTGCCGGCAGCCTACGCGGTGCGATCCAGGTATTGCAGAAGATTTTCAAATTCCGCACCTGCAGCTTGGACATCGAAGAGGGGGACGAAAAATGGCGCTGGTTTCGCCCCTGCCTGTTGCACAGCATTCAGCAATGCACGGCGCCATGCAACATGCGGATTTCGAAAGAGGAATATCGCCGCGACATTGCTCGCCTGCGCATGTTCCTCGAAGGGAAGAAAGCTTCGCTGTTGAAAGAAATGCGGGCCGAGATGACGGCCGCCGCCACGGAGCTGAAGTTTGAGAAGGCCGCCCGACTGCGCGACGAGATTTACGCCCTCGAAACGCTCGACCGCCGCGGCGAGCTCGATACCCACGTCCAGCCTGAGGTGTTTTACATCGATCCCAAGAAGGGGCTAACGGGACTGAAGAAAGTGCTTAAGCTCGACGTCGCGCCACGCACGATCGAGGGGGTCGATATCGCGCACCTGGGCGGGGGTGAGACCGTGGCCAGCCTGGTGCAGTTCATCGACGGTCTCCCCTTCAAGCCTGGCTACAAGCGATTCAAGATTCGCGGCGTGGGCGGCATCGACGACTTTGCCAGCATCCACGAAGTCGTGGCGCGGCGCTTCAAACGATTGTCGGACGAAGGAGACGTCTTCCCCGATCTGCTGCTGGTCGACGGCGGACGCGGCCAGTTGAACGCGGCGATGGCCGCCTTTAGCGAGCTTTCAATCACGCCGCCGACGGTCATCTCGCTGGCCAAACGCGAGGAAGAGATTTACCTCAACGACCAGCCCGACCCGTTACGGCTCAGCCGGCATTCGTACGCTCTGCGCCTGCTGCAATATGTGCGGGACGAAGCCCATCGTTTTGCCCAGCATTATCACCACATTCTGCGGCGCAAAAGCACCCTCGGCGAGTAG
- a CDS encoding PSD1 and planctomycete cytochrome C domain-containing protein: MIRLSFASCPVGLALGLVVACVARVAAAAPVDYVTAVRPILAANCFKCHGPEEQKSGLRLDAVSLAVEGGNAGAAIVRAKSADSLLYKAITGADDVSAMPPDGEGAGLSAEQVATIKLWIDEGAQAPADDQPLPSVGRRKSDHWSFQAVTRPESPRIDNAGANQTAFCKNPIDSFVLARLARDAIAPSPEADRVTLIRRLSLDLLGLPPKVDDIDAFLADQSEGAYERLVDRMLASPHYGERQARHWLDLARYADSNGYTNDNPRTIWKYRDWVINALNADMPFDQFTIEQFAGDMLPSATIDQRIATGFHRNTLQNEEGGTDPEEFRIESVVDRVATTGTVFLGLSLGCARCHDHKYDPVSQRDFYQIFALMNGADEPTLPVPTAEQAARLAEFNANIAAAKEKLAAYDVASAPQRAVWEQQFAGRLAIEWRVIDPLQATSAGGATLATLDDKSVLPSGERAAVDTYTVTAATPVETIRGIRLEALVDDRLPRGGPGRADNGNFVLSEVTLDLAAQPGAGGDATAERVPWQWATADYAQEKFPASNLIDGDDKTGWSIFVVDTSPHLNRTAVLVPRDDCQVAGRKMVVSLAQRHAKPHMLLGRFRLAVTDAPRDVLMLPEPVRAALAVPVDKRSAAERDVLLAEYEKTDAARQELTKKLAAANARLAKFSQSVPTTLVMHERSQPRETRILVRGEYLRNGPVVQPDVPSVLPPLPSEVKNPSRLDLARWLVDPANPLVGRVTVNRMWQQIFGRGLVETSNDFGIQGSLPSHPELLDWLAAEFMARGWSLKAMHRLIVTSGTYRQASHARPDLATVDPDNHLLARQSRLRVEAEIVRDAMLAASGLLSFKVGGPSVHPKQPDGVMALTRSPREWRVSAGEDAYRRGMYTYYWRSTPNPFLKVLDAPDGITSCTRRERANTPLQALTLLNDDTCFEAARALATRVLAVGKDDTTDNRLRYAFRLALSREPDAEERACLAELLVEELSEAPAAAPGEDRAGPVPAFRDPRLLSAWTTVSRALLNLDEFMTRE, translated from the coding sequence ATGATTCGATTGTCCTTTGCGAGTTGCCCGGTAGGACTGGCCCTGGGGCTGGTCGTGGCCTGCGTTGCGCGCGTCGCGGCTGCCGCTCCGGTCGACTACGTGACCGCTGTTCGCCCAATCCTGGCCGCGAACTGCTTCAAGTGTCACGGACCGGAAGAGCAGAAGTCCGGTCTAAGGCTGGACGCTGTTTCGCTGGCGGTCGAAGGGGGAAATGCCGGCGCGGCGATTGTTCGCGCCAAAAGCGCCGACAGTCTGCTCTATAAGGCCATCACCGGCGCAGACGACGTCTCGGCCATGCCGCCGGACGGCGAAGGGGCCGGGCTATCGGCCGAACAAGTCGCGACGATCAAACTTTGGATCGACGAGGGCGCGCAAGCCCCGGCCGACGATCAACCGCTGCCGTCCGTGGGTCGGCGAAAGAGTGACCACTGGTCGTTTCAAGCGGTCACACGTCCCGAGTCGCCCAGGATTGATAACGCCGGAGCAAATCAAACGGCGTTCTGCAAGAACCCGATCGACAGTTTCGTTCTGGCAAGGCTCGCGCGGGATGCAATCGCACCTTCGCCCGAGGCCGATCGTGTGACATTGATCCGCCGGCTGAGCCTGGATCTTTTGGGACTTCCGCCGAAGGTCGACGACATCGACGCGTTCCTGGCTGACCAAAGTGAAGGAGCCTACGAACGGCTCGTCGACCGGATGCTTGCTTCGCCGCACTATGGCGAGCGGCAAGCCCGGCATTGGCTCGACCTGGCTCGCTATGCCGACAGCAACGGATACACGAACGACAATCCGCGCACGATCTGGAAATACCGCGATTGGGTCATTAATGCGTTGAACGCGGATATGCCGTTCGATCAATTCACGATCGAACAGTTCGCCGGCGATATGTTGCCAAGCGCCACGATCGACCAGCGCATCGCCACCGGCTTTCATCGCAACACATTGCAGAACGAAGAAGGGGGTACCGACCCTGAGGAGTTTCGCATCGAGTCGGTGGTCGATCGTGTGGCCACGACCGGCACGGTATTCCTCGGTCTGTCGCTCGGCTGTGCTCGCTGTCACGACCATAAATACGATCCGGTTTCGCAGCGAGATTTCTATCAGATCTTCGCCCTTATGAACGGCGCCGACGAGCCGACGCTGCCGGTGCCGACCGCTGAGCAGGCAGCGCGTCTGGCCGAGTTCAACGCAAATATCGCCGCGGCCAAAGAAAAGCTCGCCGCCTATGACGTGGCTAGTGCCCCGCAGCGGGCCGTGTGGGAGCAGCAATTTGCCGGCCGGCTGGCGATTGAATGGCGCGTGATCGATCCGCTGCAAGCGACGTCGGCCGGTGGAGCGACGCTCGCCACGCTCGACGACAAATCGGTACTGCCCAGCGGCGAACGAGCAGCCGTGGACACCTACACGGTCACTGCTGCCACGCCGGTCGAGACGATTCGCGGCATCCGGCTCGAAGCGCTGGTCGACGACCGCCTGCCGCGCGGCGGACCAGGGCGTGCCGATAATGGCAATTTCGTCCTCAGCGAGGTGACACTCGACCTGGCGGCGCAACCGGGCGCCGGCGGGGATGCCACGGCTGAGCGTGTGCCCTGGCAATGGGCGACGGCCGATTATGCTCAAGAGAAGTTCCCCGCCTCGAACCTGATCGACGGCGACGACAAAACGGGCTGGTCGATCTTTGTGGTTGATACCTCGCCGCATCTGAATCGCACCGCGGTGCTGGTGCCACGCGACGATTGCCAGGTTGCCGGTCGAAAGATGGTGGTCTCGCTTGCACAGCGGCATGCGAAGCCGCACATGTTGTTGGGCCGGTTTCGTTTGGCAGTAACTGACGCGCCGCGCGATGTGTTGATGCTGCCCGAGCCGGTTCGCGCGGCGCTGGCCGTGCCCGTCGACAAGCGATCGGCCGCCGAGCGGGATGTGCTGCTGGCGGAATACGAAAAGACGGACGCTGCGCGACAAGAACTGACCAAGAAGCTCGCGGCGGCTAACGCGAGGCTGGCCAAGTTCTCGCAATCGGTCCCCACGACTCTAGTGATGCACGAACGGTCGCAGCCCCGCGAGACACGCATCCTGGTGCGTGGCGAGTATCTGCGTAACGGGCCGGTCGTTCAGCCTGACGTGCCGAGCGTGCTGCCGCCGCTGCCCTCGGAAGTGAAGAACCCCTCGCGTTTGGACCTGGCGCGATGGCTGGTCGATCCGGCGAATCCGCTGGTGGGGCGCGTCACCGTGAATCGGATGTGGCAGCAGATTTTCGGTCGCGGCCTGGTCGAAACCTCGAATGACTTCGGTATTCAAGGTTCGCTGCCGTCGCATCCCGAACTGTTGGATTGGCTGGCTGCCGAGTTCATGGCTCGCGGCTGGAGTTTGAAAGCGATGCACCGGTTGATCGTTACCTCGGGCACATACCGGCAAGCGTCCCACGCGCGCCCTGATCTGGCGACGGTCGATCCCGACAATCACCTGCTCGCCCGGCAGTCGCGGTTGCGGGTCGAGGCCGAGATCGTGCGCGACGCGATGTTGGCGGCCAGCGGCCTGCTGTCGTTCAAAGTGGGCGGCCCGAGCGTTCATCCCAAGCAGCCGGATGGCGTGATGGCCCTGACGCGCAGCCCGCGCGAATGGCGTGTCAGCGCCGGCGAGGATGCGTATCGTCGCGGCATGTACACGTACTATTGGCGCTCGACACCGAATCCGTTCCTGAAGGTTCTTGATGCCCCGGACGGCATTACCAGTTGCACGCGCCGCGAACGCGCGAATACGCCTTTGCAGGCGCTAACGCTATTGAACGACGACACCTGCTTCGAAGCGGCCCGCGCCCTGGCAACCCGGGTGTTGGCCGTCGGCAAAGACGACACGACCGACAATCGACTGCGCTACGCGTTCCGCCTGGCGCTGTCGCGCGAGCCGGACGCCGAAGAACGTGCATGTCTGGCAGAACTACTGGTCGAAGAACTCAGCGAAGCGCCGGCGGCCGCACCGGGCGAAGACCGCGCCGGGCCGGTTCCGGCATTTCGTGATCCGCGTTTGCTCAGTGCCTGGACGACCGTTTCGCGGGCGCTGTTGAACCTCGACGAATTCATGACCCGCGAATGA
- the rsfS gene encoding ribosome silencing factor, with translation MATSSVSRFVETSKDSNRALQLALAAAQTAADNRGRDIMVLDMREVTPEFDYFVLATGTSRRQLHAMSEEIDHRLEDDLGEHRLGVEGYVESRWILLDYGNIVIHLFDDEARDYYSLDKLWCTAKRVPTELVKPEPPKTDGDGSDDDGRSSSLRLSK, from the coding sequence GTGGCGACTTCCAGCGTCAGCCGGTTCGTGGAAACGTCGAAAGATTCCAATCGGGCTTTGCAGTTGGCTTTGGCCGCTGCCCAAACCGCGGCTGACAATCGAGGACGCGATATCATGGTCCTCGACATGCGGGAAGTGACCCCGGAGTTCGACTACTTCGTCCTGGCCACCGGCACCAGCCGCCGCCAACTCCACGCCATGAGCGAGGAGATCGATCATCGCCTGGAAGACGACTTGGGTGAACATCGCCTGGGGGTCGAGGGCTACGTCGAAAGCCGCTGGATTCTGCTGGATTACGGCAATATCGTGATCCATCTGTTCGACGACGAAGCGCGCGACTATTACTCGCTGGACAAGCTGTGGTGTACGGCCAAGCGCGTCCCGACCGAGCTAGTTAAGCCCGAGCCGCCCAAGACTGATGGCGACGGCAGCGACGACGACGGGCGAAGCAGCTCGCTACGCCTGAGCAAGTAG